A single window of Myxococcales bacterium DNA harbors:
- the pyrF gene encoding orotidine-5'-phosphate decarboxylase, which produces MAQSTDLHFADRLISRTRELGHPLCLGLDPHLAKIPALFQRGDMGATSEQTPQAVEDFLFAILERSEGRAAIVKPQIAFFEQMGWRGIEVLTKVVERARALGFMTLLDAKRGDIGSTADGYAKAYLEPGSPIEVDSITLNAYLGLDSLDPFAARAEAHGRGLFVLVKTSNLGSGDLQDLVLADKVADKATGETVFGAVASALAPLSRKLVGKQTGWSSLGVVVGATYPGEAAIVRERLPEALFLVPGYGAQGASAAEAVQGFVRGPRGLEGGLVNSSRGILFPDSGSMASASAWERAVDEALDRAIDELREAVATGSA; this is translated from the coding sequence ATGGCCCAAAGCACCGACCTTCACTTTGCCGATCGTTTGATCTCGCGTACACGCGAGCTGGGTCATCCTCTTTGCTTGGGTCTCGACCCTCATCTCGCAAAGATCCCAGCGCTTTTTCAACGCGGCGACATGGGTGCGACCTCCGAACAGACCCCGCAAGCCGTCGAAGATTTTCTGTTTGCCATTCTTGAACGCAGCGAGGGCCGGGCGGCAATTGTCAAACCTCAAATTGCCTTCTTTGAACAAATGGGGTGGCGTGGCATCGAGGTACTGACCAAGGTTGTCGAACGCGCCCGGGCGCTCGGCTTCATGACGCTGCTGGACGCCAAGCGGGGAGACATCGGATCGACCGCCGATGGCTACGCGAAGGCATACCTCGAACCCGGCTCTCCAATCGAGGTCGATTCGATCACGCTCAACGCCTATCTCGGGCTCGACAGCCTGGATCCCTTTGCGGCCCGGGCCGAAGCTCATGGACGCGGACTCTTCGTCCTGGTCAAGACCAGCAACCTGGGCTCGGGAGATCTGCAGGACCTCGTTCTTGCGGACAAAGTTGCGGACAAAGCTACCGGCGAGACGGTATTCGGCGCCGTCGCCAGCGCGCTCGCACCCCTGTCGCGCAAACTCGTGGGCAAGCAGACCGGCTGGTCATCGCTGGGTGTCGTGGTGGGCGCAACCTATCCCGGTGAGGCCGCAATCGTTCGCGAACGCCTGCCGGAAGCCTTGTTTCTGGTACCCGGCTACGGAGCGCAGGGCGCGAGTGCGGCCGAGGCAGTGCAGGGGTTCGTCCGGGGGCCGAGGGGACTCGAAGGCGGCCTGGTGAATTCTTCACGCGGGATTCTATTTCCCGATTCGGGCAGCATGGCCTCGGCGAGTGCCTGGGAGCGCGCGGTCGATGAAGCGCTCGATCGTGCGATAGACGAACTCCGAGAAGCAGTGGCGACCGGCTCCGCGTAA
- the tgt gene encoding tRNA guanosine(34) transglycosylase Tgt, which translates to MSSAPLQFSLESTSGRARAGRMTTPHGTVTTPTFMPVGTHGALKAMTTDHARATGSQILLGNTYHLTLRPGEQLVEKLGGLHAFMGWDQTLLTDSGGFQVFSLPKVEISDRGARFNNEFSGESMEITPERSIEIQNRLGADIIMAFDECTPFPATEKQASQGVRRTISWIQRCMRAHKCEGDQALFAIVQGSTYQHLRTSCAEALVSMDLPGYAIGGVSVGEGHELLCEVSEFTAPLLPADKPRYLMGVGLPEDLLACVGHGIDMFDCVIPTRYARSATVFTARGRIRLSNRRFRRDAYPIDSSCDCYTCTGGFSRAYLNHLFAANEVLSAILCSIHNVHFYQNLMRDSRRAIVEDRYDAFRTEFLAEYGRDDEESS; encoded by the coding sequence ATGTCGTCCGCGCCTTTGCAATTTTCACTCGAGTCCACTTCCGGTCGGGCACGTGCAGGGCGGATGACGACACCGCATGGCACAGTGACCACGCCTACCTTCATGCCCGTTGGCACCCATGGCGCACTCAAGGCCATGACGACCGATCACGCCCGCGCGACCGGTAGCCAGATCCTGCTCGGCAACACCTACCACTTGACCCTTCGCCCAGGCGAGCAGTTGGTGGAAAAACTGGGGGGACTGCACGCGTTCATGGGTTGGGACCAGACCCTGCTGACTGATAGCGGCGGCTTTCAAGTTTTCTCACTTCCCAAGGTAGAGATCAGCGACCGCGGCGCGCGCTTCAACAACGAGTTCAGCGGCGAATCCATGGAAATCACGCCCGAACGTTCGATTGAAATCCAAAACCGTCTCGGCGCCGACATCATCATGGCCTTCGATGAATGCACGCCGTTCCCCGCGACCGAAAAGCAGGCCTCCCAAGGCGTGCGACGCACGATTTCATGGATACAGCGCTGCATGCGCGCCCATAAGTGCGAAGGCGATCAGGCGTTGTTCGCAATCGTGCAGGGAAGCACGTATCAGCACCTGCGGACATCGTGCGCGGAAGCCCTGGTTTCGATGGACCTGCCGGGCTACGCGATCGGAGGCGTGAGTGTCGGCGAGGGCCACGAACTGCTGTGTGAAGTGAGTGAGTTCACGGCGCCATTACTCCCAGCAGACAAGCCTCGTTACCTCATGGGCGTCGGACTGCCCGAAGACCTGCTCGCTTGCGTGGGCCATGGAATCGACATGTTCGATTGCGTGATCCCCACCCGCTACGCGCGCTCGGCCACAGTCTTCACGGCGCGGGGACGTATCCGGCTCAGCAATCGCCGTTTTCGCCGGGACGCCTACCCGATCGATTCGTCATGCGACTGCTACACCTGCACGGGTGGCTTCAGCCGCGCGTACCTCAACCACTTGTTCGCCGCCAACGAAGTCCTCTCCGCAATCTTGTGTTCGATCCACAACGTGCATTTCTATCAAAATCTCATGCGCGATTCGCGCCGCGCAATCGTCGAAGATCGATACGACGCGTTCCGCACCGAGTTTCTCGCGGAGTACGGCCGAGACGACGAGGAATCCAGTTGA